The following are encoded together in the Azospirillum lipoferum 4B genome:
- a CDS encoding GFA family protein: protein MSGSGNKRETLSGGCLCGGVRFLLAERPDGVVTCHCGQCRRFHGHIGAYITVPRDTVIFDADETLTWYRSSDFAERGFCGRCGSSLFWKGDGKSEIEIAAGSLDQPTGLTTLCHGYVEDKADYYEITDGLKQFPGSSEVE from the coding sequence ATGAGCGGCAGTGGGAACAAACGGGAAACGCTGTCCGGAGGCTGCCTGTGCGGTGGCGTACGCTTCCTGCTGGCCGAGCGGCCGGACGGTGTGGTCACCTGCCATTGTGGGCAGTGCCGACGCTTTCACGGCCATATCGGCGCCTACATCACCGTTCCGCGCGATACCGTCATCTTCGACGCCGACGAGACATTGACCTGGTACCGCTCGTCCGATTTCGCGGAGCGGGGCTTCTGCGGCCGTTGCGGCTCCTCCCTGTTCTGGAAGGGCGACGGCAAATCGGAGATCGAGATCGCCGCCGGCAGTCTGGACCAGCCGACCGGACTGACGACGCTCTGCCACGGCTATGTCGAGGACAAGGCCGATTACTACGAGATCACCGACGGGCTGAAGCAGTTTCCCGGCTCGTCCGAGGTCGAATAA
- a CDS encoding DUF1127 domain-containing protein yields the protein MAKATQSFLSSTDLSHRAPVREGKGAGQWMISLFDRFATWSERRRQRRALEALPDHLLSDIGISRVDAEQEAHKPFWQG from the coding sequence ATGGCAAAGGCTACGCAGTCGTTCCTCTCCAGCACCGACCTGTCCCACCGCGCTCCCGTCCGGGAGGGCAAGGGGGCCGGTCAATGGATGATCAGCCTGTTCGACCGCTTCGCGACCTGGAGCGAACGGCGGCGCCAGCGTCGGGCGCTGGAGGCTCTGCCCGACCATCTGCTGTCCGACATCGGCATTTCCCGCGTCGATGCGGAGCAGGAAGCCCACAAGCCCTTCTGGCAGGGCTGA
- a CDS encoding aspartate carbamoyltransferase catalytic subunit, giving the protein MSANPSPDTVFPHRHLLGIEGLRAGEITQILDLADGYVEQNRRPVKKSNLLDGRTQVNLFFENSTRTRTSFELAGKRLGADVINMSTDSSSVKKGETLIDTAMTLNAMHLDALVVRHADSGAVKLLADKVNCSVINAGDGHHEHPTQALLDALAIRRRLGRLDGLIVAICGDILHSRVARSNIHLLNAMGARVRCVAPPTLLPSQIERLGVEVHHSMKTGLRDADVVMMLRLQTERMSGQYVPSTREYFYFYGLDYEKLEVAKPDAVIMHPGPMNRGVEIDSEVADDLKRSMILDQVELGVAVRMAVLDLLTRERRQSDLAGAAR; this is encoded by the coding sequence ATGAGCGCGAACCCGTCCCCCGACACGGTCTTCCCGCACCGCCATCTCCTCGGTATCGAGGGGCTGCGGGCCGGCGAGATCACCCAGATCCTCGACCTCGCCGACGGCTATGTCGAGCAGAACCGCCGCCCCGTGAAGAAGTCCAACCTGTTGGACGGCCGCACGCAGGTGAACCTGTTCTTCGAGAATTCCACCCGCACCCGCACCAGCTTCGAGCTGGCCGGCAAGCGGCTGGGCGCCGACGTGATCAACATGTCGACCGACAGCAGTTCGGTGAAGAAGGGCGAGACCCTGATTGACACGGCGATGACGCTGAACGCCATGCACCTCGACGCGCTGGTGGTTCGCCACGCCGATTCGGGCGCAGTGAAGCTGCTGGCCGACAAGGTCAACTGCTCCGTCATCAATGCCGGCGACGGCCACCACGAACATCCGACGCAGGCCCTGCTGGACGCGCTGGCGATCCGCCGCCGTCTCGGCCGGCTGGACGGGCTGATCGTGGCGATCTGCGGCGACATCCTGCACAGCCGCGTCGCGCGCTCCAACATCCACCTGCTGAACGCCATGGGGGCGCGGGTGCGCTGCGTGGCGCCGCCGACCCTGCTGCCCTCGCAGATCGAGCGGCTGGGCGTCGAGGTCCATCATTCGATGAAGACCGGCCTGCGCGACGCCGACGTGGTGATGATGCTGCGCCTGCAGACCGAGCGGATGAGCGGCCAGTATGTCCCGTCCACCCGCGAGTATTTCTATTTCTACGGCCTCGATTACGAGAAGCTGGAGGTGGCGAAGCCCGATGCGGTCATCATGCACCCCGGTCCGATGAACCGCGGCGTCGAGATCGATTCGGAGGTTGCCGACGATCTCAAGCGCTCGATGATCCTCGATCAGGTGGAACTGGGCGTGGCCGTGCGCATGGCCGTGCTCGACCTGCTGACCCGCGAACGCCGCCAGTCCGACCTTGCGGGAGCCGCCCGATGA
- a CDS encoding cupredoxin domain-containing protein produces the protein MRRPSLLSAACAALWAIGLTGAVLIPAGPARADDMVTIVIKDHKFDPAEVKIPANKRVTLLVDNQDATSEEFESNEMKVEKIVGGRKQIKVMVGPLKPGRYPFFGEFHEATAQGAVIAE, from the coding sequence ATGCGCCGTCCATCGCTGCTGTCCGCCGCCTGCGCCGCCCTTTGGGCAATCGGCCTGACCGGTGCCGTCCTGATCCCCGCCGGTCCCGCACGCGCCGACGACATGGTGACCATCGTCATCAAGGACCACAAATTCGATCCGGCGGAGGTGAAGATCCCCGCCAACAAGCGCGTGACCCTGCTGGTCGACAACCAGGACGCCACGTCCGAGGAGTTCGAAAGCAACGAGATGAAGGTCGAGAAGATCGTCGGCGGGCGCAAGCAGATCAAGGTGATGGTCGGCCCGCTGAAGCCCGGGCGCTATCCCTTCTTCGGCGAGTTCCACGAAGCGACGGCGCAGGGCGCCGTGATCGCCGAGTGA
- a CDS encoding ABC transporter substrate-binding protein, which yields MSFTRLLCAAAALAAFVGPFAAPVEALAQSKTVAITAIVQHPALDATRDGVVEALKEAGFVQGQNLKVEYQSAQGNPATAAQIARQFAGSRPDVIVPISTPSAQAVAAATRDIPVVFTAVTDPLSAQMVKSMDKPGANITGLSDMAPVAEHVALIREIVPQAKRIGVLYNPGEPNSVVLVKALKDEAAKAGLSVVEASVPKSSDAQPAVRSLVGKADAVYIPLDNTVVSALESVIAVGHQAKLPIFSADTDSVSRGTAASIGFDYFQVGKQTGAIVARVLKGEKPGDLPVALAKGTDLFVNPKSAAAMGVTLPEAVVKRATKVVGQ from the coding sequence ATGTCCTTCACCCGTCTGTTGTGCGCCGCCGCGGCACTCGCCGCATTCGTCGGTCCGTTCGCCGCCCCGGTCGAGGCGCTGGCGCAGAGCAAGACCGTCGCCATCACCGCCATCGTCCAGCACCCGGCGCTCGACGCGACGCGCGACGGCGTGGTGGAGGCGCTGAAGGAGGCCGGCTTCGTCCAGGGTCAGAACCTGAAGGTCGAATATCAGAGCGCGCAGGGCAACCCGGCCACCGCCGCCCAGATCGCCCGCCAGTTCGCCGGATCGCGCCCCGACGTGATCGTTCCGATCTCCACCCCCTCGGCCCAGGCGGTGGCGGCGGCGACCCGCGACATCCCGGTCGTCTTCACCGCGGTGACCGATCCGCTGTCGGCCCAGATGGTGAAGTCGATGGACAAGCCCGGCGCCAACATCACCGGCCTGTCCGACATGGCCCCGGTGGCCGAGCATGTCGCCCTGATCCGCGAGATCGTTCCGCAGGCCAAGCGCATCGGCGTGCTCTACAACCCCGGTGAGCCGAACTCCGTCGTGCTGGTCAAGGCGCTGAAGGACGAGGCGGCGAAGGCCGGGCTGAGCGTGGTCGAGGCCTCCGTCCCGAAATCCTCCGATGCACAGCCGGCGGTGCGCAGCCTCGTCGGCAAGGCCGATGCCGTCTACATCCCGCTCGACAACACGGTCGTCTCGGCGCTGGAAAGCGTGATCGCCGTCGGCCATCAGGCCAAGCTGCCGATCTTCTCCGCCGACACCGACAGCGTGTCCCGCGGCACGGCGGCCTCCATCGGCTTCGATTACTTCCAGGTCGGCAAGCAGACCGGCGCCATCGTCGCCCGTGTCCTGAAGGGCGAGAAGCCCGGCGACCTGCCGGTGGCGCTGGCCAAGGGCACCGACCTGTTCGTCAACCCCAAGTCCGCCGCCGCCATGGGCGTCACCCTGCCCGAGGCGGTGGTGAAGCGCGCGACGAAGGTGGTCGGGCAGTAA
- a CDS encoding FTR1 family iron permease: MLASLIIVFREVLEAGLIVGIVLAATQGVVGRGRWIALGIVGGIVGSCIVAAFADAISALFADTGQELFNAGVLLIAVVMLAWHNAWMAQHGRELARDMKAVGHAVRSGEKSLAALAIVIGVAVLREGSEVVLFLTGILASEEGGIATVAAGGLGGMALGALVSVLLYAGLVQIPTRHLFSTTTWLLTLLAAGMAATAVNFLAQAGILMAGGTILWDSSGILRDNSLIGQALHVLVGYTDRPTEAQLVAYVAVVAGILLLTRWAARGSSRVASPVR, translated from the coding sequence ATGCTCGCCAGTCTGATCATTGTGTTCCGCGAGGTCCTGGAAGCGGGCCTCATCGTCGGCATCGTGTTGGCCGCGACCCAGGGGGTGGTCGGGCGCGGGCGCTGGATCGCGCTCGGCATCGTCGGCGGCATCGTCGGCTCCTGCATCGTCGCCGCCTTCGCCGATGCCATCAGCGCGTTGTTCGCCGACACCGGGCAGGAGCTGTTCAATGCCGGGGTCCTCCTGATCGCGGTGGTGATGCTCGCCTGGCACAATGCCTGGATGGCGCAGCATGGCCGCGAACTGGCGCGCGACATGAAAGCTGTCGGCCATGCGGTGCGGAGCGGCGAGAAGTCGCTGGCGGCGCTGGCAATTGTCATCGGTGTTGCGGTGCTGCGTGAGGGGTCGGAGGTCGTGCTGTTCCTGACCGGCATCCTGGCGTCGGAGGAGGGCGGCATCGCCACCGTCGCCGCCGGCGGGCTGGGCGGCATGGCGCTGGGCGCGCTGGTGTCCGTGCTTCTCTATGCCGGTCTGGTGCAGATCCCGACGCGCCATCTGTTCTCCACCACCACATGGCTGCTGACCCTGCTGGCCGCCGGCATGGCCGCCACGGCGGTCAATTTCCTGGCGCAAGCCGGCATCCTGATGGCCGGCGGCACCATCCTGTGGGACAGCTCCGGCATCCTGCGCGACAACAGCCTGATCGGGCAGGCCCTGCATGTTCTGGTCGGCTACACCGACCGTCCGACCGAGGCGCAACTGGTCGCCTACGTCGCGGTGGTCGCCGGAATCCTGCTGCTGACCCGCTGGGCTGCCCGCGGTTCCTCCCGTGTGGCCAGCCCTGTCCGGTGA
- a CDS encoding ABC transporter permease: MTEIALFGAIEIGLVYALVAIGVYLSFRILDFPDLTVDGSFPLGAAVCAVLLIAGVNPWLASLAAALAGAVAGLVTATLNVRFKILHLLASILTMIALFSVNLRVMGRPNVALLMQETVLTPFYGLGIPDHIVRPLVVGIIIAVVVLLLARFLSSEFGLAMRATGVNARMARAQGVDTDAHVYAGIALSNGLTGLAGALFAQTNGFADVTTGIGTIVVGLAAVIVGETVLPARALALALIGCVAGSILYRLAVQVALSADSIGLQASDLNLVTAVLVAVALILPRLKAKASRSAPRNPSAAK; the protein is encoded by the coding sequence ATGACCGAAATCGCCCTCTTCGGCGCCATCGAGATCGGCCTCGTCTATGCGCTGGTCGCCATCGGCGTCTATCTGTCCTTCCGCATCCTTGACTTCCCCGACCTGACGGTCGACGGAAGCTTCCCATTGGGCGCGGCCGTCTGCGCGGTGCTGCTGATCGCCGGCGTCAATCCCTGGCTTGCCAGCCTCGCCGCGGCGCTGGCCGGCGCGGTGGCCGGGCTGGTGACGGCGACGCTCAACGTACGCTTCAAGATCCTGCATCTGCTCGCCAGCATCCTGACGATGATCGCGCTGTTCTCCGTCAATCTGCGGGTGATGGGGCGGCCGAACGTGGCGCTGCTGATGCAGGAGACGGTGCTGACGCCCTTCTACGGCCTCGGGATTCCGGACCATATCGTCCGTCCGCTGGTGGTCGGCATCATCATCGCGGTGGTGGTTCTGCTGCTGGCCCGCTTCCTGTCCAGCGAGTTCGGGCTGGCGATGCGGGCGACCGGCGTCAATGCCCGGATGGCGCGTGCCCAGGGCGTCGACACCGACGCCCATGTCTATGCCGGCATCGCCCTGTCCAACGGGCTGACCGGCCTTGCCGGCGCGCTGTTCGCCCAGACCAACGGCTTCGCCGACGTCACCACCGGCATCGGTACCATCGTGGTCGGCCTCGCCGCGGTGATCGTCGGCGAGACGGTGCTGCCCGCCCGCGCCCTGGCGCTGGCGCTGATCGGCTGTGTCGCCGGGTCGATCCTCTACCGCTTGGCGGTGCAGGTGGCATTGTCGGCCGACAGCATCGGCCTGCAGGCTTCCGACCTCAATCTGGTGACCGCGGTGCTGGTCGCCGTCGCCCTGATCCTGCCGCGCCTGAAGGCCAAGGCGTCCCGCAGCGCGCCCCGCAATCCGAGTGCCGCCAAATGA
- a CDS encoding transcriptional regulator GcvA gives MSRRLPPLNALRAFEAAARHLSFTKAADELHVTQAAVSHQIKALEEWLGLPLFRRMNRALALTEAGQNYLPPVREAMDTLSQATDRLIRADSSGTLTISTMPSFASKWLVPRLMRFQKRHPEMDVRVHSTSQVVDFARHDVDLAIRFGNGLWSDLRVERLLTEDIFPVGHPSLLAGDRPLVNPEELRHHTLLHDDYNISWAVWCRAAGIDGVDTERGLRFDDSSFTLQAAINGHGIALARGVLVADDIAAGRLVRLFEVRLPGSLAYYVVAPPHYFSRPKVKAFRDWLFEEAGMG, from the coding sequence ATGTCCCGCCGCCTGCCCCCGCTGAATGCGCTGCGCGCCTTCGAAGCCGCCGCGCGCCATCTTTCCTTCACAAAAGCCGCAGACGAGCTGCATGTGACACAGGCTGCCGTCAGCCACCAGATCAAGGCGCTGGAGGAATGGCTCGGATTACCGTTGTTTCGCCGAATGAACCGGGCGCTGGCCTTGACCGAGGCCGGGCAGAATTATCTGCCGCCGGTGCGCGAGGCGATGGACACCCTGTCCCAGGCGACCGACCGGCTGATCCGCGCCGACAGCAGCGGCACCCTGACCATTTCCACCATGCCGAGCTTCGCGTCGAAATGGCTGGTACCGCGGCTGATGCGTTTCCAGAAGCGCCATCCGGAAATGGACGTGCGGGTGCACAGCACATCTCAGGTGGTCGATTTCGCCCGCCACGACGTCGATCTGGCGATCCGTTTCGGCAACGGCCTGTGGTCAGACCTGCGGGTCGAGCGTCTGCTGACGGAGGACATCTTCCCAGTCGGCCACCCGTCGCTGCTTGCCGGCGACCGGCCGCTGGTGAATCCGGAGGAACTGCGGCATCACACTTTGCTGCACGACGACTACAACATCTCCTGGGCGGTGTGGTGCCGGGCGGCGGGGATCGATGGCGTGGATACCGAGCGCGGCCTGCGATTCGACGATTCGTCCTTCACGCTGCAGGCGGCGATCAACGGCCACGGCATCGCGCTCGCCCGCGGGGTGCTGGTGGCGGACGACATCGCCGCCGGACGGCTGGTTCGCCTGTTCGAGGTGCGGCTGCCGGGAAGCCTTGCCTATTACGTGGTGGCGCCGCCGCATTACTTTTCCCGGCCCAAGGTGAAGGCCTTCCGCGACTGGCTGTTCGAAGAGGCGGGGATGGGCTGA
- a CDS encoding dihydroorotase produces the protein MSAPTDTRTVFRNARLLDPATGLDQRADLLIDGETIADFGPGLFSDSTPEGAEVVDLAGQCLAPGLVDMRVLIGEPGEEEKDTIKSASRAAAAGGITAMALLPNTDPVLDEVAGLEFIARRAREVRLVKVFAYGSATRGTEGNEITEMGLLSHAGAVAFTDGTKAIVSAKTMRRALSYAKTFGKLIVQHPEEPSLASGGMMNSGEIATRLGLVGIPREAEIIMIERDLRLAELTGGRLHFAHITTSESVDLIRRAKARGLKVTCDTAPHYFALTETDVGDYRTYAKVSPPLRGEMDRRAIVEGLADGTIDAIASDHVPQDQDQKRLPFAQAAPGVIGLETLFPLTLELVHKGKMPLLKALACVTSNPAAILDLAVGRIVKGGPADLVIFDLDVPWQIDVGRFKSKSKNSPFENRPVQGRPLRTIVDGRTVWQAED, from the coding sequence ATGAGTGCCCCGACCGACACCCGTACCGTCTTCCGCAACGCCCGCCTGCTGGATCCGGCGACGGGGCTGGACCAGCGCGCCGACCTGCTGATCGACGGAGAGACCATCGCCGATTTCGGCCCCGGCCTGTTCAGCGACTCCACGCCCGAGGGGGCGGAGGTCGTCGATCTGGCTGGCCAGTGCCTCGCCCCCGGCCTCGTTGACATGCGCGTGCTGATCGGTGAGCCGGGCGAGGAAGAGAAGGACACGATCAAGAGCGCCTCCCGCGCCGCGGCGGCCGGCGGCATCACCGCGATGGCGTTGCTGCCCAACACCGACCCGGTGCTGGACGAGGTCGCCGGATTGGAGTTCATCGCGCGGCGCGCCCGCGAGGTGAGGCTGGTCAAGGTCTTCGCCTACGGCTCCGCCACGCGCGGCACCGAAGGCAACGAGATCACCGAGATGGGCCTGCTGAGCCATGCCGGTGCCGTCGCCTTCACCGACGGCACCAAGGCAATCGTCAGCGCCAAGACCATGCGCCGCGCGCTCAGCTACGCCAAGACCTTCGGCAAGTTGATCGTCCAGCACCCGGAGGAGCCGTCGCTGGCGTCCGGCGGCATGATGAACTCCGGCGAGATCGCCACCCGCCTCGGCCTCGTCGGCATCCCGCGCGAAGCCGAGATCATCATGATCGAGCGCGACCTGCGGCTGGCCGAGCTGACCGGCGGGCGCCTGCATTTCGCCCACATCACCACGTCGGAGTCGGTCGACCTGATCCGCCGCGCCAAGGCGCGCGGGCTGAAGGTGACCTGCGATACCGCCCCGCATTACTTCGCCCTGACCGAGACCGATGTCGGCGATTACCGCACCTATGCCAAGGTGTCGCCGCCGCTGCGTGGCGAGATGGACCGCCGGGCCATTGTCGAGGGTCTGGCCGACGGCACCATCGACGCCATCGCGTCTGACCATGTACCGCAGGACCAGGATCAGAAGCGCCTGCCCTTCGCCCAGGCCGCCCCCGGCGTGATCGGGTTGGAGACGCTGTTCCCGCTGACGCTGGAACTGGTGCACAAGGGCAAGATGCCGCTGCTGAAGGCGCTGGCCTGCGTCACGTCCAACCCGGCGGCGATCCTCGATCTGGCCGTCGGCCGCATCGTGAAGGGCGGGCCGGCCGATCTGGTCATCTTCGACCTCGACGTGCCCTGGCAGATCGACGTCGGCCGTTTCAAGTCGAAGTCGAAGAACTCGCCTTTCGAGAACCGCCCAGTCCAGGGCCGACCGCTGCGCACCATCGTGGATGGACGCACCGTCTGGCAGGCGGAGGACTGA
- a CDS encoding DUF983 domain-containing protein — protein sequence MTVGTEAAPSKFLASFRGLIGCCPNCGQGRLLRNFLKPVDRCSACGEAYGHLRADDAPPWMTILIVGHIVIPALLSVEQSYEPPTWVHLAVWPLLTLVLTLILLPRCKGLVLGLLWSTGAPGSEQA from the coding sequence ATGACCGTTGGAACCGAAGCGGCCCCGTCGAAGTTTCTCGCCTCCTTTCGCGGCCTGATCGGCTGCTGCCCCAACTGCGGGCAAGGCCGGCTGCTGCGGAACTTCCTGAAGCCGGTCGACCGCTGCTCCGCCTGCGGCGAGGCCTATGGGCATCTGCGCGCCGACGACGCTCCGCCCTGGATGACGATCCTGATCGTCGGGCACATCGTCATCCCGGCCCTGCTGTCGGTCGAACAGAGCTACGAGCCGCCGACCTGGGTGCATCTGGCGGTGTGGCCGCTGTTGACCCTGGTGCTGACGCTGATTCTGCTGCCGCGCTGCAAGGGTCTGGTGCTGGGGCTGCTGTGGAGCACCGGCGCACCGGGATCGGAACAGGCCTGA
- a CDS encoding monovalent cation:proton antiporter-2 (CPA2) family protein: MAELVTLVVLLAAMVVAVPVAKRFGFGAPLGYLAAGLAVGPAGLGLVTNVSAIAHASELGVVMLLFLIGLELRPARLWVMRKSVLGLGGAQVAVTGAVIAGLCGWILGLAWPTAVVLGFGFALSSTAMALPMMAERGLLANQSGRNAFSVLLFQDLAIIPAVALLPLLGNGAVPQADGAWLAVGKAAVAVVVVLIGGRYLLRPIFRAVDRAGAPEIFTATALLIVIGTAVLIQEAGLSMSLGAFMAGVLLSDSEYRHEVQADIEPFEGLLLGLFFVSVGMGADIPAMLQHPIRFLGLALALLVVKALVMLVLARIAGVPWAGAMRMATVLSQGGEFGFVLFGLAVAGGAMAGEQASAAMLVVTLSMLATPFLFAAEERWLAPRLMTAKPKRPFDSPPDDNPRVIICGFGRVGQVVGRVLRMRGIPFTALEQSAAQVDFVRKFGSQAYYGDPTRVELLRAAGADKARILVVALDDMEQSLRVVEVATRHFPNLTVFARARNRRHVHHLMDRGVTHIVRETFDSSLRMTGDVLRQMGLAEGEVTRTLDTFRAHDERTLIHQHAVHNDETKLIQTSRDAAAELQALFEADREDDVDGKAQVTAKA; encoded by the coding sequence ATGGCGGAGCTGGTGACTTTGGTCGTGCTGCTGGCGGCGATGGTGGTCGCGGTGCCGGTGGCGAAAAGGTTCGGGTTCGGTGCACCGCTCGGCTATCTTGCCGCCGGTCTCGCGGTGGGTCCGGCGGGTCTGGGGCTGGTCACCAACGTGTCGGCCATCGCCCATGCCTCGGAACTCGGCGTCGTGATGCTGCTGTTCCTGATCGGGCTGGAACTGCGCCCGGCCCGCCTGTGGGTGATGCGCAAGTCGGTGCTTGGGCTGGGCGGCGCGCAGGTGGCGGTCACCGGTGCCGTCATTGCGGGATTGTGCGGCTGGATCCTGGGGCTGGCTTGGCCGACCGCGGTCGTCCTCGGCTTCGGCTTCGCCCTGTCCTCCACCGCTATGGCGCTGCCGATGATGGCGGAGCGCGGGCTGCTCGCCAACCAATCGGGACGCAATGCCTTTTCCGTCCTGCTTTTCCAGGATCTCGCCATCATTCCCGCCGTGGCCCTGCTGCCGCTGCTGGGCAACGGCGCCGTGCCGCAGGCCGACGGGGCGTGGCTGGCGGTCGGCAAGGCGGCGGTCGCCGTCGTCGTCGTGCTGATCGGTGGGCGCTATCTGCTGCGCCCGATCTTCCGCGCGGTCGACCGCGCCGGGGCGCCCGAGATATTCACCGCCACCGCCCTGCTGATCGTCATCGGCACCGCCGTGCTGATCCAGGAAGCCGGGCTGTCCATGTCGCTGGGCGCCTTCATGGCCGGCGTCCTGCTGTCCGACTCCGAATACCGGCACGAGGTGCAGGCCGATATCGAGCCGTTCGAAGGGCTTCTGCTCGGCCTGTTCTTCGTTTCGGTGGGGATGGGCGCCGATATCCCGGCCATGCTCCAGCATCCGATCCGCTTCCTCGGCCTCGCCCTGGCTCTACTGGTGGTAAAGGCGCTGGTGATGCTGGTGCTGGCCCGCATCGCCGGGGTGCCCTGGGCCGGCGCGATGCGGATGGCGACAGTGCTGAGCCAGGGCGGCGAGTTCGGCTTCGTGCTGTTCGGGCTGGCGGTCGCGGGCGGAGCCATGGCGGGGGAACAGGCGTCGGCGGCCATGCTGGTGGTCACCCTGTCCATGCTGGCCACCCCCTTCCTGTTCGCGGCGGAGGAGCGCTGGCTCGCGCCGCGGCTGATGACGGCGAAGCCAAAGCGGCCCTTCGACTCGCCGCCCGACGACAACCCGAGGGTCATCATTTGCGGCTTCGGCCGGGTGGGGCAGGTGGTCGGCCGCGTATTGCGGATGCGCGGCATTCCCTTCACCGCGCTGGAGCAGAGCGCCGCCCAGGTCGATTTCGTCCGCAAGTTCGGCAGCCAGGCCTATTACGGCGATCCGACCCGGGTGGAGCTTCTGCGTGCCGCCGGTGCGGACAAGGCCAGGATTCTCGTTGTGGCGCTGGACGACATGGAGCAGTCGCTGCGCGTGGTGGAGGTGGCGACGCGCCATTTCCCCAACCTGACCGTCTTCGCCCGCGCCCGCAACCGGCGCCATGTCCACCATCTGATGGACCGCGGCGTCACCCACATCGTACGCGAGACCTTCGATTCCAGCCTGCGCATGACCGGCGACGTTCTGCGTCAGATGGGGTTGGCGGAAGGGGAGGTGACGCGGACGCTCGACACCTTCCGCGCCCATGACGAACGCACCCTGATCCACCAGCATGCCGTCCACAATGACGAGACCAAGCTGATCCAGACCTCCCGCGACGCCGCGGCGGAGCTTCAGGCGCTGTTCGAGGCCGACCGGGAGGACGATGTTGACGGCAAAGCCCAGGTGACGGCCAAGGCCTAG
- a CDS encoding GFA family protein — MAGTSNVMTEQGREEGRVWTGGCLCGGVRYAIDVRPEPISFCHCAQCRRQHSHVGAYTGAPRAALRLLNDATLTWYASSSRARRGFCACCGAGLFWEALDQDPANGDPRITVTAGSLDDATGLRVERHIFVDHKGAYYDIGADGVEQRTSTGEIVA, encoded by the coding sequence ATGGCCGGCACGTCGAACGTCATGACGGAGCAGGGCAGGGAGGAGGGTCGGGTCTGGACCGGCGGCTGCCTGTGCGGTGGCGTGCGCTATGCCATCGATGTCCGGCCGGAACCGATCTCCTTTTGCCACTGCGCCCAATGCCGCCGCCAGCACAGCCATGTGGGGGCCTATACCGGAGCGCCGCGTGCGGCGTTGCGCCTGCTCAACGACGCGACGCTGACGTGGTATGCCTCTTCCAGCCGGGCACGCCGTGGATTTTGCGCGTGTTGCGGTGCCGGGCTGTTCTGGGAGGCACTGGACCAGGATCCGGCGAACGGCGATCCGCGCATCACGGTGACCGCCGGCAGCCTCGACGATGCGACCGGCCTCCGGGTGGAGCGGCACATCTTCGTCGACCACAAGGGCGCCTATTACGACATCGGCGCTGACGGCGTCGAACAGCGGACCAGCACGGGAGAAATCGTGGCATGA
- a CDS encoding ABC transporter ATP-binding protein, translating to MIVVEDIHVTFGRGTPLEKHALRGIDLTIPKGEFVTVIGSNGAGKSTFLGSLAGDVLAEQGRISIDGTDVTRWDTPRRAGLVARVFQDPMAGSCAALTIEENMALAAARGRRRGLGLALGSDRRKSFRDRIAALGLGLENRLHDRMGLLSGGQRQAVSLLMATLAGSKILLLDEHTAALDPATADFVLDLTRRIVRDNRLTTLMVTHSMRQALDYGDRTLMLHEGRVVLDVAGDERAGLDVPHLLALFAKQRGGAEISDDSLLIG from the coding sequence ATGATCGTCGTCGAGGACATCCACGTCACCTTCGGCCGCGGCACGCCGCTGGAGAAGCATGCGCTGCGCGGCATCGACCTGACCATCCCGAAGGGCGAGTTCGTCACCGTCATCGGTTCCAACGGGGCCGGCAAGTCGACCTTCCTCGGCTCGCTGGCCGGCGACGTGCTGGCGGAGCAGGGGCGCATCTCCATCGACGGCACCGACGTCACCCGCTGGGACACGCCGCGCCGCGCCGGGCTGGTCGCCCGCGTCTTCCAGGACCCGATGGCCGGCAGCTGCGCCGCCCTGACCATCGAGGAGAACATGGCGCTCGCCGCCGCCCGCGGGCGCCGACGCGGCCTGGGTTTGGCGCTGGGCAGTGACCGGCGCAAGAGCTTCCGCGACCGCATCGCCGCACTCGGCCTCGGGCTGGAGAACCGGCTGCACGACCGCATGGGGCTGCTGTCGGGCGGCCAGCGTCAGGCGGTCAGCCTGCTGATGGCGACGCTGGCCGGGTCCAAGATCCTGCTGCTGGACGAACACACCGCCGCGCTCGATCCCGCCACCGCCGACTTCGTGCTGGACCTGACCCGGCGCATCGTCCGCGACAACCGGCTGACAACGCTGATGGTCACCCATTCCATGCGGCAGGCGCTGGACTATGGCGACCGCACGCTGATGCTGCACGAGGGCCGCGTCGTGCTGGACGTGGCCGGCGACGAGCGCGCCGGCCTGGACGTCCCGCACCTGCTGGCGCTGTTCGCCAAGCAGCGCGGCGGCGCGGAGATCAGCGACGACAGCCTGCTGATCGGCTAG